In bacterium, one genomic interval encodes:
- a CDS encoding acetyl-CoA carboxylase biotin carboxylase subunit, with amino-acid sequence MKSLLIANRGEIAVRVMRTARALGIRTIAVYSDADRDALHVETADEAVFIGASPAAESYLNVEKIIAAAREHGADAIHPGYGFLSENPRFSNAVRLAGLIFVGPPHDAMGLLGDKIASRELAMKHNVPVTPGALLPQATAAQATEAAAKIGYPVLIKAAAGGGGKGMRIVRSESEVSASLDAARREALSAFGDDAVYLEKYIENPRHIEFQVFCDDHGNAVHLGERECSIQRRHQKIIEESPSLALAPELRQRMGEAALRIVTAAGYRNAGTVEFLLDSDQFYFLEVNARLQVEHPVTEMVTGEDLVAWQLTVAAGEPLPKKQNEIQWRGHAIECRVYAEDPSTGFLPSTGTIYRLTEPHAPGLRIDSGIRDGFEVPLYYDPILSKVICWADNREAARVRMLDALRQYVILGVRTPLNYIQDVLSHPEFIRANMSTHFLAQHFADWRDRLPTGEALAALLTAASEAKVMAALDSPVGKVESHSPWQSLGSWRIAGAGA; translated from the coding sequence ATTAAGTCGTTGTTGATTGCCAATCGCGGTGAAATCGCGGTGCGTGTGATGCGCACGGCGCGCGCGTTGGGCATTCGCACGATTGCGGTCTACAGCGACGCCGACCGTGACGCTCTGCATGTCGAAACGGCGGACGAGGCCGTGTTCATCGGCGCGTCGCCCGCCGCCGAGAGCTATTTGAATGTTGAGAAGATTATTGCCGCGGCGCGCGAGCATGGCGCCGACGCTATTCACCCGGGCTATGGTTTTCTGTCGGAGAATCCGCGGTTCTCAAATGCCGTGCGACTTGCCGGCCTAATCTTCGTCGGACCGCCGCATGATGCCATGGGACTGCTGGGCGACAAAATTGCCTCGCGCGAATTGGCCATGAAGCACAACGTGCCCGTGACTCCCGGAGCGTTGTTGCCGCAGGCGACGGCAGCGCAGGCGACCGAAGCTGCGGCCAAGATCGGCTACCCCGTGCTGATCAAAGCGGCGGCGGGTGGCGGGGGTAAGGGCATGCGGATTGTACGCAGCGAGTCCGAGGTATCGGCTTCACTCGATGCGGCGCGCCGCGAAGCGCTCTCGGCATTTGGCGACGATGCGGTCTATCTCGAAAAGTATATAGAAAATCCGCGCCACATCGAGTTTCAGGTCTTCTGCGATGACCATGGCAACGCGGTCCACTTGGGCGAACGCGAGTGCTCGATTCAGCGGCGGCATCAGAAGATCATCGAGGAAAGCCCAAGCCTTGCCCTGGCACCAGAGCTGCGGCAGCGCATGGGTGAAGCGGCGCTCCGTATCGTCACGGCGGCGGGCTATCGCAACGCGGGCACGGTGGAGTTTTTGCTAGACAGTGATCAGTTCTATTTCCTCGAAGTCAATGCGCGTCTGCAAGTCGAGCATCCGGTCACTGAAATGGTCACCGGTGAGGACCTTGTCGCCTGGCAATTGACCGTTGCGGCGGGCGAGCCGCTGCCGAAAAAGCAGAACGAAATCCAGTGGCGCGGACACGCGATCGAGTGCCGCGTCTATGCCGAAGATCCATCCACCGGATTTCTGCCCTCGACCGGTACCATCTATCGCTTGACTGAACCGCACGCACCGGGGCTCAGGATTGACTCAGGCATTCGTGACGGTTTTGAAGTTCCGCTTTATTACGATCCGATCCTAAGCAAAGTCATTTGCTGGGCGGACAATCGCGAAGCCGCGCGCGTGCGCATGCTTGACGCGTTGCGGCAATATGTGATTCTTGGCGTGCGCACGCCGCTGAACTATATTCAGGACGTGCTATCCCATCCTGAATTCATTCGCGCAAACATGTCCACGCATTTTCTTGCTCAGCATTTCGCCGACTGGCGCGACCGCTTGCCGACAGGAGAGGCTCTTGCTGCGCTCCTCACCGCCGCCTCAGAAGCCAAGGTCATGGCCGCATTGGACAGTCCCGTAGGCAAAGTGGAATCGCACTCTCCGTGGCAATCGCTTGGCAGTTGGCGTATCGCTGGAGCAGGCGCGTGA
- a CDS encoding acetyl-CoA carboxylase biotin carboxyl carrier protein subunit has translation MIRTFRTHEQNLGATVRHLSPTQVEVEHGETTHVLAYERMGRLLIFDGERRRYFTRAVRDKDRIYVWLDGRMYELVELEDVHAAADLDRNRDDIRAPMPGTVIKLNVTAGDSVAADQVVAVLEAMKMEHNLRAPRAGVVAKLDVKVGQTVTADSVLVHLEPQ, from the coding sequence GTGATTCGCACTTTCCGGACTCACGAGCAAAACCTCGGTGCGACGGTGCGTCACCTGAGCCCGACGCAAGTCGAGGTCGAGCACGGCGAGACCACGCACGTGCTGGCCTACGAACGCATGGGCCGCCTGCTGATCTTTGACGGCGAACGCCGCCGCTATTTCACGCGTGCCGTGCGCGACAAGGATCGCATCTATGTCTGGCTTGACGGCCGCATGTATGAATTAGTCGAACTGGAAGACGTGCATGCCGCGGCTGATTTGGACCGCAACCGCGACGATATCCGCGCGCCGATGCCGGGTACCGTTATTAAGTTGAATGTCACCGCCGGAGATTCCGTGGCTGCCGACCAAGTCGTGGCGGTTCTCGAAGCCATGAAAATGGAACACAATCTGCGCGCCCCGCGCGCCGGTGTCGTGGCGAAACTCGACGTGAAGGTCGGTCAAACCGTCACCGCCGACTCAGTCTTGGTCCATTTGGAGCCGCAGTGA
- a CDS encoding DUF4097 family beta strand repeat protein: MKAMLLATLALCANLFAADFVKKGGDYVYRDTLVFDESSVNLTSVACESINGETKITGSDRNSVHVTVYVEIKCDDLEEGQKYLKSFRPVVAREDARLRIYGEYPDGSWSWNEISANMDFVIEAPAGLNLDASSANGEIVCVGMTGAADLECANGEISFLSETGTTGSISASCANGEIDVDVAKLNGSSSFECANGEIDVVVHQLLAANIDASTANGEITIALPENSSMRIVARSLVNGSIESDWAGVHDKGLIGDNYELVVNDGKYKIDCSSANGEITIRKSNLAN; the protein is encoded by the coding sequence ATGAAGGCAATGTTGTTGGCCACCTTGGCCCTGTGCGCGAATCTGTTCGCCGCGGATTTTGTGAAGAAAGGCGGCGACTACGTCTATCGCGACACGCTCGTCTTCGACGAGTCCTCTGTGAATCTCACGTCGGTCGCTTGCGAGTCGATCAACGGTGAAACGAAGATCACCGGATCGGACCGCAACTCTGTCCATGTGACGGTTTACGTCGAAATCAAGTGCGACGACCTGGAAGAAGGTCAGAAGTACCTAAAGAGCTTCCGTCCGGTGGTGGCCCGTGAGGACGCCAGGCTGCGCATCTACGGTGAATACCCGGATGGCAGTTGGAGCTGGAATGAGATCAGCGCCAACATGGATTTTGTGATTGAGGCGCCGGCTGGTCTGAACCTCGATGCATCATCGGCCAATGGCGAGATCGTCTGCGTCGGCATGACAGGTGCGGCGGACCTCGAATGCGCCAATGGAGAAATTAGCTTCCTGTCGGAGACCGGCACAACCGGCTCGATCTCGGCTTCGTGCGCCAATGGGGAAATAGATGTGGATGTCGCGAAGTTGAATGGTAGCTCTTCGTTCGAGTGCGCCAACGGCGAAATTGATGTGGTCGTGCATCAACTGCTGGCGGCCAATATTGACGCTTCGACTGCTAACGGCGAAATCACCATCGCCCTGCCGGAGAACTCCAGCATGAGAATCGTCGCAAGATCACTGGTGAACGGCTCGATCGAGTCTGATTGGGCTGGCGTTCACGACAAAGGACTGATTGGCGACAATTACGAGTTGGTCGTTAATGACGGCAAGTACAAGATTGACTGCAGCTCCGCCAACGGTGAAATCACCATCCGTAAGTCAAACCTCGCGAACTAA
- a CDS encoding sugar phosphate isomerase/epimerase, producing MSDILNPRCVYVGIRDVSTSLDRLRDMGLGVEVIFNTTADLWPKVKWDVLLGLADDLSEMQIPVACHGPFYNLNIAAKDEHIADYSYQVLAAGIEGARVLGSPLMVFHTGYLPQLPPAQREKWLDTFCNKLHHLLEVAADNRIVLAMENTYEPDTTLFEDVFARIQHPFLGMCLDTGHASCFGKVPPVQWVERFCEQIVHLHFSDNDGVSDLHWGLGKGVVSLSSLLGPLLARGARPSVTFEVSLDDAAASNEYLNRVLAAALPTGHE from the coding sequence GTGAGTGACATTCTGAATCCGCGCTGTGTCTATGTCGGTATTCGCGACGTCTCGACATCGCTGGATCGCCTGCGCGACATGGGCTTGGGCGTGGAGGTGATTTTCAACACGACGGCCGACCTCTGGCCGAAAGTGAAGTGGGATGTTCTGTTGGGTTTGGCGGATGACCTAAGTGAAATGCAAATTCCGGTCGCCTGCCACGGTCCATTCTACAATCTGAATATTGCGGCCAAAGACGAGCACATCGCGGACTACTCGTATCAAGTGCTTGCGGCCGGTATCGAGGGCGCACGCGTGCTGGGGTCGCCGCTGATGGTGTTTCACACAGGTTATCTGCCGCAGTTGCCACCAGCGCAGCGGGAGAAGTGGCTCGATACCTTTTGCAACAAACTTCACCATTTGTTGGAAGTCGCCGCCGACAATCGCATCGTGCTGGCGATGGAAAACACCTACGAGCCCGACACCACGCTGTTCGAAGACGTGTTCGCGCGCATCCAGCATCCGTTTCTGGGGATGTGCCTTGATACCGGGCATGCATCGTGCTTTGGGAAAGTGCCGCCGGTGCAATGGGTCGAACGATTTTGCGAACAGATTGTGCACTTGCATTTCAGTGACAACGACGGCGTGTCCGACCTGCATTGGGGATTGGGCAAGGGCGTCGTGAGTCTATCTTCATTGCTGGGCCCGCTGCTTGCGCGCGGCGCCCGTCCTTCCGTGACTTTTGAAGTTTCTTTGGACGATGCCGCAGCATCAAACGAATACCTGAATCGCGTGCTGGCCGCCGCGCTTCCCACCGGACATGAGTAG
- a CDS encoding methylcrotonoyl-CoA carboxylase — MRALVDDLRGKLNALQPAGGPKAHIERHVARGKLPVQERLQRLFDPGTPFLELNPLAANGMYDDEAPGAGVVTGIGVVHGREVLVVANDATVKGGTYFPMTIKKHLRAQEVALQNHLPCLYLVDSGGIFLPEQAGTFADRDHFGRIFYNQANLSAKRIPQVAVVMGSCTAGGAYVPAMCDETIIVKGTGTIFIGGPPLVKAATGVDVSAEELGGGDVHTRISGVADHFAENDGHAIEIARSVVESIGPRPKFEFDCETPEDPYYDPAEMLGCVPVDVRKPFDMREVIARIADGSRFQEFKARYGTTLVCGFARIHGYLVGIVGNNGVLFGESAKKGAHFIELCCLRKIPLVFLQNITGFIVGKEYEHGAIASDGAKMVHAVAVANVPKFTVVIGSSAGAGNYAMCGRGYSPRILWMWPHSRITVMGPQQAADVLVQVKREQLEAKGQKLSEEDAEAIRRPVLEQYEREGNPYYSTARLWDDGILDPLSTRDALALGIAMSANAPVPDYQPGIYRM; from the coding sequence ATGCGCGCGTTGGTTGATGACCTGCGCGGCAAGTTAAACGCACTGCAACCCGCGGGCGGACCCAAAGCGCACATCGAACGCCACGTTGCCCGCGGGAAACTGCCCGTGCAGGAGCGTTTGCAGCGTCTGTTTGATCCGGGGACGCCGTTTCTCGAATTGAATCCGCTGGCAGCCAACGGGATGTATGACGACGAAGCCCCCGGGGCGGGTGTCGTAACAGGTATCGGCGTGGTACATGGCCGTGAAGTCCTGGTGGTCGCCAATGACGCGACCGTCAAGGGCGGCACGTACTTTCCGATGACGATCAAGAAGCATCTGCGCGCTCAGGAAGTTGCTCTGCAGAATCACTTGCCGTGCCTCTATCTTGTGGATTCCGGCGGCATCTTCCTGCCTGAGCAGGCGGGTACGTTTGCCGATCGTGATCATTTCGGCCGTATCTTCTACAATCAGGCCAATCTGAGCGCGAAGCGTATTCCGCAGGTCGCCGTAGTGATGGGTTCGTGTACGGCCGGCGGAGCTTACGTGCCCGCGATGTGTGATGAGACGATTATCGTCAAAGGCACGGGCACGATTTTCATCGGCGGTCCGCCGCTGGTGAAAGCCGCGACCGGCGTGGACGTATCGGCGGAAGAGTTAGGCGGCGGCGATGTGCATACGCGCATCTCTGGCGTCGCGGATCACTTTGCGGAAAACGACGGGCACGCAATCGAAATCGCGCGTTCGGTCGTTGAGTCCATCGGACCGCGTCCGAAGTTTGAATTTGATTGTGAAACGCCTGAAGATCCGTACTACGATCCCGCTGAGATGCTCGGCTGCGTGCCGGTGGATGTGCGTAAGCCGTTCGACATGCGCGAAGTAATTGCGCGCATCGCGGACGGGTCGCGGTTTCAAGAGTTCAAAGCGCGCTACGGCACAACGCTGGTTTGCGGCTTTGCGCGGATTCACGGCTATCTGGTTGGCATCGTCGGGAATAACGGCGTCCTGTTCGGCGAGTCCGCCAAGAAGGGTGCGCATTTCATTGAACTCTGCTGCCTGCGCAAGATTCCTCTGGTGTTCCTGCAGAATATCACAGGCTTCATCGTCGGCAAGGAATACGAGCACGGAGCGATCGCTTCAGATGGCGCCAAGATGGTGCACGCTGTGGCGGTGGCGAATGTGCCAAAGTTCACCGTGGTCATCGGCTCGTCCGCAGGCGCAGGCAACTACGCGATGTGCGGTCGTGGGTACAGTCCGCGCATTTTGTGGATGTGGCCGCACTCACGTATCACGGTCATGGGACCGCAGCAAGCGGCCGATGTTTTGGTTCAGGTGAAGCGCGAGCAGTTGGAGGCGAAAGGCCAGAAGCTGTCCGAGGAGGACGCCGAGGCGATTCGTCGGCCCGTGCTCGAACAATACGAGCGCGAAGGAAATCCCTACTATTCGACGGCGCGGCTGTGGGACGACGGGATTCTCGATCCGCTGTCGACGCGCGATGCGCTGGCCTTGGGCATTGCGATGTCGGCGAACGCTCCGGTGCCCGACTATCAGCCGGGCATCTATCGGATGTGA
- a CDS encoding ribonuclease HI family protein, with protein MELHAHIDGGARGNPGPAAIGVVIHDDQGNLLYEEGTYIGHGTNNEAEYRALIRLLEVCATDPVIKESGATVLRVACDSLLIVNQVLGEWKIKEPRLQELNNEVQHNKRALNGLSPRIRHVRREENKDADKLVNRALDEAEKSRAQA; from the coding sequence TTGGAACTTCACGCGCACATTGACGGCGGTGCTCGCGGCAACCCGGGACCGGCGGCGATTGGGGTGGTTATTCACGATGACCAAGGGAATCTCCTGTATGAGGAGGGTACCTACATCGGCCACGGCACGAATAATGAAGCCGAGTATCGAGCGCTGATTCGCCTGCTCGAAGTGTGCGCGACGGATCCTGTGATCAAGGAGAGTGGTGCCACGGTTCTGCGCGTTGCCTGCGACAGTCTCTTAATTGTCAATCAGGTACTGGGTGAATGGAAGATCAAGGAGCCGCGCCTGCAGGAATTGAACAACGAAGTTCAACACAATAAGCGCGCCCTGAACGGCCTGTCCCCGCGCATCCGCCACGTTCGCCGCGAGGAGAACAAAGACGCGGACAAACTGGTTAATCGGGCCTTGGATGAAGCAGAGAAATCGCGAGCGCAGGCATGA
- the recJ gene encoding single-stranded-DNA-specific exonuclease RecJ translates to MQPRWEMVESRPHEEIERLSRQAHVPYTIARILLNRGMDTPDAIERFFNPSPAQLHDPFLLPGMSKAVDRIIEALQNRERIAIYGDYDVDGITSVSMLYLFLRDLGGEVIAYIPDRQNEGYGISQAGLDEVKKQGAQLVISVDCGITSVAEAHYARSLGLELIICDHHEPADELPEALAVLDPKCKDSTYPFTELAGVGVTFKLAQGITKTLGLESDFAFKYLDLVALGTSADIVPLVDENRVLVKEGLEKLNAAPEVGLASLIESAGVRGGKIDVGQIVFNIAPRINAVGRMGSAMRAVQLLTTRDQNQAREVAQVLEQENRRRKEIDNDTLAQALEEIRYTMNPQQRCSIVLSREGWHSGVIGIVASRLIEKFYRPTVMISVENGMGKGSARSVSNFDIYAALKACSDLLEQFGGHKYAAGLTIPAENIPAFKERFEQACKDLMTEEDLIRKVRIESEIALDEITPEVVLALKKFEPFGPHNTRPTFVSRDLGTAYPPRIVGQNHLKLVALQHGTQFEAIGFNLGDRIDRFMNGRRQYEMVYVIEENEYQNRKTTQLRIKDIR, encoded by the coding sequence ATGCAACCCAGATGGGAAATGGTGGAAAGTCGGCCACATGAGGAGATCGAACGCCTAAGCCGACAAGCCCACGTCCCCTACACTATCGCGCGAATTCTATTGAATCGCGGGATGGACACTCCCGACGCGATCGAGCGGTTCTTTAACCCCTCGCCGGCGCAGCTTCACGACCCGTTCCTGCTGCCCGGTATGAGCAAGGCGGTGGACCGAATCATTGAGGCCTTGCAGAACCGCGAACGTATCGCGATTTATGGCGACTACGATGTGGACGGCATTACCTCGGTCTCGATGCTGTATCTGTTTCTACGCGATCTGGGCGGTGAAGTCATCGCCTATATCCCCGACCGGCAGAACGAAGGCTATGGTATTTCGCAAGCCGGGCTCGACGAAGTCAAGAAGCAGGGCGCTCAACTCGTCATCTCGGTGGATTGCGGCATCACCTCCGTTGCGGAGGCGCATTACGCGCGGTCATTGGGCCTTGAGCTGATCATCTGCGACCATCACGAACCGGCGGACGAACTACCGGAAGCGCTGGCGGTGCTCGATCCGAAGTGCAAGGACTCGACCTATCCGTTCACGGAATTGGCCGGAGTCGGCGTCACGTTTAAACTCGCGCAGGGCATCACCAAGACGCTTGGACTCGAAAGCGATTTCGCGTTCAAATATCTTGATCTTGTGGCGCTCGGCACCTCGGCGGACATCGTGCCGCTTGTGGACGAGAATCGCGTTTTGGTGAAAGAAGGTCTGGAGAAGCTCAATGCAGCACCGGAAGTCGGCTTGGCGAGCCTGATCGAATCGGCCGGTGTGCGCGGTGGAAAGATTGACGTCGGCCAGATTGTGTTCAATATTGCGCCACGCATCAATGCCGTGGGGCGCATGGGCAGCGCGATGCGCGCAGTGCAGCTATTGACGACGCGTGACCAGAATCAGGCCCGCGAAGTGGCGCAAGTTCTCGAACAGGAGAACCGTCGCCGCAAGGAAATTGACAACGACACGCTGGCGCAGGCGCTCGAAGAGATTCGCTACACGATGAACCCGCAGCAGCGCTGTTCGATCGTGCTGTCCCGTGAGGGCTGGCATTCGGGAGTGATCGGCATCGTCGCATCGCGCTTGATCGAGAAGTTTTACCGTCCGACCGTGATGATTTCGGTCGAAAACGGCATGGGCAAAGGCTCGGCGCGTTCAGTGTCGAATTTTGACATTTATGCGGCGCTGAAAGCCTGTTCCGATCTGCTCGAGCAGTTCGGTGGTCACAAGTACGCCGCCGGGCTGACGATCCCGGCTGAGAATATTCCCGCGTTCAAGGAACGCTTCGAGCAGGCCTGCAAAGACCTGATGACCGAGGAGGACCTGATTCGCAAGGTTCGCATCGAGAGCGAAATTGCGCTTGACGAAATCACCCCGGAAGTGGTGCTGGCGCTCAAGAAATTCGAGCCGTTCGGTCCGCACAACACGCGGCCGACGTTTGTCTCCCGCGATCTCGGCACGGCATATCCGCCGCGCATCGTTGGACAGAACCACCTGAAGCTCGTTGCTTTGCAGCACGGGACTCAGTTTGAGGCCATTGGCTTCAATCTGGGTGACCGGATTGACCGCTTCATGAATGGCCGCCGTCAGTACGAGATGGTGTACGTGATTGAAGAAAACGAATATCAGAACCGTAAGACCACGCAACTGCGCATCAAGGACATTCGATGA
- a CDS encoding DUF5020 family protein, which translates to MRLLLACLLAHSVWAADTYVNGQLHRDFDREAFTSTVEIWSGDKLGSSFLFADFDFAATGQTQSYFEVSRHFRIARTQWGHFNVTVQYNDGVTPADGFGSKTIPRTLLGGVALTELKLGATLLEVQALLRQEFAADLGWQLTAVWFTPIKRTPFEFLGYVDWNSNEYGDQPVSIQAEPQFQYRWKQVAVGAECEISRNFAGAYTEADGYETGKWYVHPTVFIRYDL; encoded by the coding sequence ATGCGCCTGCTTCTTGCATGCCTCTTGGCCCACTCGGTGTGGGCTGCCGACACGTATGTCAACGGCCAACTGCATCGCGATTTCGATCGCGAGGCCTTCACGTCCACAGTCGAGATCTGGAGTGGCGACAAGTTGGGTTCGAGCTTCCTTTTTGCGGATTTTGACTTTGCCGCGACCGGGCAGACACAGTCGTATTTTGAAGTATCGCGGCATTTTAGGATTGCCCGGACGCAATGGGGACACTTCAACGTGACCGTGCAATACAACGATGGTGTCACGCCTGCGGATGGCTTTGGTTCCAAGACAATTCCGCGGACCCTGTTAGGCGGCGTCGCTTTGACCGAGTTGAAGTTGGGCGCCACGCTCCTCGAAGTGCAGGCCTTGTTGCGACAAGAATTTGCGGCGGATCTCGGCTGGCAACTAACCGCCGTTTGGTTCACTCCCATAAAACGGACGCCGTTTGAGTTCCTGGGCTACGTGGACTGGAACAGCAATGAATATGGCGACCAGCCAGTGTCCATTCAAGCGGAACCGCAGTTTCAGTACCGTTGGAAGCAGGTCGCGGTGGGGGCAGAATGTGAAATTTCGAGGAATTTTGCGGGAGCCTACACCGAGGCGGACGGGTATGAGACTGGCAAATGGTATGTGCACCCAACCGTCTTTATTCGCTACGATTTGTAG
- a CDS encoding HAD family hydrolase — MKLLIFDIDGTLASMDGATFRAYAKAFHKIFGRDPITEGLSMHGRTDPLIFRECFENTGLTGDWRASYDVFKPLYLAELPASIRASVRARVHPGVRELLAELRQRPNDFALALGTGNMEAGARAKIGHFGLNDYFPVGGFGDLHLERHAILQDALDAACAHFREPFRANETWVIGDTEYDVRGARVLGMRTLGVATGGKYTTDMLAAVGADVVREDLSQTADVLELFAQ, encoded by the coding sequence ATGAAGCTCTTAATTTTCGACATTGACGGCACCTTGGCCAGCATGGACGGCGCAACGTTTCGAGCCTACGCCAAGGCCTTCCACAAGATTTTTGGACGAGACCCGATTACCGAAGGTCTGTCCATGCACGGTCGGACCGATCCGCTGATCTTTCGCGAGTGCTTTGAGAATACCGGGCTGACCGGGGACTGGCGCGCAAGTTACGACGTGTTTAAGCCGCTCTACCTGGCCGAACTGCCCGCCTCCATTCGTGCCAGCGTCCGTGCGCGCGTGCATCCCGGCGTGCGCGAACTGCTCGCCGAACTGCGGCAACGGCCGAACGACTTCGCCTTGGCCCTCGGCACCGGCAACATGGAAGCCGGAGCGCGTGCCAAGATCGGACACTTCGGCCTCAACGACTATTTCCCCGTTGGCGGGTTCGGCGACCTGCACTTGGAGCGCCACGCGATTCTGCAGGACGCGCTCGATGCCGCATGCGCCCACTTCCGCGAGCCGTTTCGCGCAAATGAAACATGGGTCATCGGCGATACCGAGTACGATGTCCGGGGAGCACGAGTGCTCGGGATGCGCACGCTGGGCGTCGCCACCGGCGGAAAGTACACGACCGATATGCTGGCTGCTGTGGGTGCCGACGTCGTGCGCGAAGACCTCAGTCAGACGGCGGACGTGCTTGAACTCTTCGCCCAGTAA
- a CDS encoding enoyl-CoA hydratase/isomerase family protein, producing the protein MNFLRIERDGAVTRLVLARVETRNAFNAAMISELTHALRTLSAEPELRILVLAADGPTFCAGADANWMREQKSVSEAENLADAEKLFDLFRSVYEFPHPVIARVQGGAYGGGAGLICCSDIVVMSEDAQTGFTEVRLGIVPATISAFVLRKLGEGRARELFLTGRRIGAADCLRLGLANEVVPATELDNAVARWINELILSGPTAQTMTKELLREVPLFSLDQARTFTTQRIARQRVSAEGQEGLSALLEKRPPSWSKA; encoded by the coding sequence GTGAACTTTTTGCGTATTGAACGCGATGGCGCGGTGACTCGGCTGGTTCTGGCACGCGTGGAAACACGCAATGCGTTTAACGCGGCAATGATCTCTGAACTGACGCATGCGTTACGCACTCTCAGCGCCGAACCGGAATTGCGTATCCTCGTGCTGGCGGCGGATGGACCGACGTTTTGCGCCGGCGCCGACGCCAACTGGATGCGCGAGCAGAAGAGCGTATCAGAGGCCGAGAACTTGGCCGATGCCGAAAAGCTGTTTGATCTCTTTCGTTCGGTGTACGAATTCCCGCACCCGGTGATTGCGCGTGTGCAGGGCGGCGCCTACGGTGGCGGCGCCGGCTTGATCTGCTGTTCCGACATCGTTGTGATGAGCGAGGACGCGCAGACGGGCTTCACTGAAGTACGGCTCGGGATCGTTCCCGCGACAATTTCCGCGTTTGTCTTGCGCAAGTTAGGCGAGGGCCGCGCTCGCGAGCTATTCCTTACCGGTCGCCGGATCGGCGCAGCGGACTGCCTGCGCCTGGGTTTGGCGAATGAAGTTGTTCCTGCGACTGAATTGGATAATGCCGTTGCCCGTTGGATCAATGAGCTGATCCTGTCTGGCCCGACTGCCCAGACGATGACCAAGGAGTTACTGCGCGAAGTACCGCTGTTCTCGCTCGATCAGGCGCGCACGTTCACGACGCAGCGCATTGCCCGCCAGCGCGTCAGCGCTGAAGGGCAGGAGGGACTCTCGGCGCTCCTTGAGAAACGACCACCCTCGTGGAGTAAGGCGTGA
- a CDS encoding acyl-CoA dehydrogenase: MSLGDRLPLTEEQKMLRDMVRDFAQSKIKPIAAEIDETERFPEEIFAEMGELGLMGIPYPDEYGGAGMDTVSYALAVAEIARVCGSTALGLAAHISLGCGPIYLFGTEAQKKKYLPDLCAGKHMGGFGLTEPQAGSDAGATQTTCMDMGDHYLLNGTKIYCTNGSYSKTYVVSALTEKDKGTRGISCFIVERDWDGFAVGKKERKLGVRGSDTVVLHFNDVKVPKDNLLGKPGEGFKQMLITLDGGRISIGAMALGLAEGAYLETLKYVTGRKAFDQRIADFQATQFKLADMLVNIEAARHLIFDAARRKDDGEDFSRESAMAKLFASEMAARVTSQAIQLHGGYGYVREYPVERMFRDNKLTEIGEGTSEIQRLVIARSLLKEWDAAA, encoded by the coding sequence ATGAGCCTGGGCGACCGCTTACCACTGACTGAAGAGCAAAAAATGCTGCGCGATATGGTGCGCGATTTTGCTCAATCCAAGATCAAACCGATTGCCGCCGAAATTGATGAAACCGAGCGCTTCCCCGAAGAAATTTTCGCGGAGATGGGCGAACTCGGATTGATGGGCATCCCTTATCCCGACGAGTACGGCGGTGCGGGTATGGATACTGTGTCCTACGCGTTGGCCGTTGCCGAGATTGCGCGCGTGTGCGGCTCGACGGCGTTAGGATTGGCCGCGCATATTTCCCTCGGCTGTGGACCGATCTACCTGTTTGGCACCGAAGCGCAGAAGAAGAAGTATCTGCCCGATCTGTGCGCGGGCAAGCATATGGGCGGCTTTGGTCTGACCGAACCGCAGGCCGGCAGCGACGCCGGGGCCACGCAGACGACCTGCATGGACATGGGTGACCACTACCTGCTTAACGGCACGAAGATTTACTGCACGAACGGTTCGTACTCCAAGACCTACGTCGTCAGTGCGCTGACCGAAAAAGACAAAGGCACGCGCGGTATTAGCTGTTTCATCGTCGAACGCGATTGGGACGGTTTCGCGGTCGGCAAGAAAGAACGTAAGCTCGGCGTGCGCGGCTCTGATACCGTGGTTTTGCACTTCAATGACGTCAAGGTTCCCAAAGATAATTTATTGGGCAAGCCCGGTGAGGGCTTCAAGCAGATGCTGATCACGCTCGATGGCGGTCGTATCTCCATCGGCGCAATGGCTTTGGGTTTGGCGGAAGGTGCGTATCTTGAAACACTGAAATATGTCACAGGCCGCAAGGCTTTTGACCAGCGCATCGCCGATTTTCAGGCGACTCAATTCAAACTGGCCGACATGCTCGTCAACATTGAAGCCGCTCGCCATCTTATCTTCGACGCGGCGCGCCGCAAGGATGACGGCGAGGACTTCTCGCGGGAATCGGCAATGGCCAAGCTCTTTGCCAGTGAAATGGCGGCGCGGGTAACGTCGCAGGCGATTCAGTTGCACGGCGGCTACGGTTACGTGCGTGAGTATCCGGTCGAGCGCATGTTCCGCGACAATAAGCTAACGGAAATCGGCGAAGGCACGTCTGAAATTCAACGCCTCGTGATCGCGCGTTCGCTCTTGAAGGAGTGGGACGCCGCGGCGTAA